The Jannaschia sp. M317 DNA segment CAGGTCGCGCGGTTGCAGCGAGGCGCGGATGGACTTCGATCCGTGGGATCGGGGCTTAATCTCAGACATGGGCCGGGCATAATGGATCGCGTCCCCGTGTCCAAGACACAACGACCGGCCACGAGGGCCGGTCGTCGTCGATATCGCAGGCCTCGTCTGATGCGAGGTATCCGCCAGGTCAGGCGGCGAAGACACCCAGAAGCGCCAGCACGCCGATGACCAGCGCCAGAACCACGAGGATCTTGGCCCCCGAAAGAGCGGCGCCCGAGACGCGGCCCATGCCAAAGAAAGCGGCGATTGCAGCGACGACGATGAGGATGAGAATCCAGGAAAGCATGTGTGGGCTCCGTTGATTTGCAGTTGCCTACCAACACGGCCCGCGGCGATTTGGTTCCCGTCTCAGCGCGGTGCGTCTTCTTCGCCTTCGCCGGGGCGCAGGCCGGGGGGCGGGTCGATGACCACGCGCCGGACGGTCAGATCGACGGTCGGGACGGCCGCCAAGGTGAAGGGCACCAGCATGGGCGGGGTGCCGGGG contains these protein-coding regions:
- a CDS encoding DUF1328 family protein; the encoded protein is MLSWILILIVVAAIAAFFGMGRVSGAALSGAKILVVLALVIGVLALLGVFAA